The Streptomyces sp. NBC_01275 genome has a segment encoding these proteins:
- a CDS encoding MurR/RpiR family transcriptional regulator: protein MEAGVPDSPAARLQALFEGHRLTPTQRRIAHSMVRRAADVPFLSSVELAELAGVSQPSVTRFAVALGFDGYPALRKHLREVAPTEQTAGSASYNEYQQAVEAEIENLRHLAELLADPRPVQRAGRLLAASRPLAVLGLRAAASQAYGFAYFAAKVHPDVRLLNEGGTMIHDRIDAAVRAGASTLLCFALPRHPREVVDTLAYAKEAGLSVVTVADSAFAPVAKVSDLLLPAAVGTGLAFDTACAPMLLGRVLLEAMCDDLPDAQARLEEFDARAAARGLFVE from the coding sequence GTGGAGGCCGGCGTGCCGGACAGTCCCGCCGCTCGGCTGCAGGCGTTGTTCGAGGGGCACCGGCTGACGCCGACCCAGCGGCGCATCGCGCACAGCATGGTGCGGCGCGCCGCCGACGTGCCGTTCCTCTCCAGCGTTGAGCTGGCCGAACTCGCCGGGGTCAGCCAGCCGTCCGTGACCCGCTTCGCGGTAGCCCTCGGCTTCGACGGCTACCCCGCCCTGCGCAAGCACCTGCGCGAGGTCGCGCCCACCGAACAGACGGCGGGCTCGGCGTCGTACAACGAGTACCAGCAGGCCGTCGAGGCCGAGATCGAGAACCTGCGGCACCTCGCGGAGCTGCTTGCCGACCCGCGGCCGGTGCAGAGGGCGGGCCGGCTGCTGGCGGCCTCGCGGCCGCTGGCGGTGCTCGGCCTGCGCGCCGCCGCCTCCCAGGCGTACGGCTTCGCGTACTTCGCCGCCAAGGTCCATCCGGACGTCCGGCTGCTGAACGAGGGCGGCACGATGATCCACGACCGGATCGACGCCGCCGTACGGGCCGGCGCCTCGACGCTGCTGTGCTTCGCGCTGCCCCGGCATCCGCGCGAGGTCGTGGACACGCTGGCCTATGCGAAGGAGGCCGGGCTGAGCGTGGTGACGGTCGCGGACTCGGCGTTCGCGCCGGTCGCCAAGGTCTCCGACCTGCTGCTGCCGGCCGCCGTCGGCACGGGCCTCGCCTTCGACACCGCGTGCGCGCCGATGCTGCTGGGCCGCGTCCTGCTGGAGGCGATGTGCGACGACCTGCCCGACGCGCAGGCCCGCCTGGAGGAGTTCGACGCGCGCGCGGCGGCACGGGGGCTGTTCGTGGAGTAG
- a CDS encoding ABC transporter ATP-binding protein — MIQFDAVHKRFPNGTTAVHDLTLDMPEGGVTVLVGSSGCGKTTTLRMINRMVEPTSGTIRVGGKDVTRQDAAELRRSIGYVIQQAGLFPHRTVLDNVATVPLLLGHGRRRARARAAELLETVGLSADAGRRYPHQLSGGQQQRVGVARALAADPPVLLMDEPFGAVDPVVRTQLQDELLRLQKELNKTIVFVTHDVDEAVRLGDRIAIFRTGGHLVQCAAPAELLARPADDFVADFLGAERGLKLLSLSTLADVPQGPTPEGGAWTLVLDAARKPLHWKSADGELPVRPLKDGDSLLAALDESVASPTGLIARVDADGVLTGVTSRDDVHTHAGNAHAQARAHTKAGAAA; from the coding sequence ATGATCCAGTTCGACGCGGTGCACAAGCGCTTCCCCAACGGCACGACAGCAGTCCACGACCTCACCCTCGACATGCCGGAAGGCGGCGTGACCGTCCTGGTCGGTTCCTCCGGTTGCGGCAAGACGACCACCCTGCGGATGATCAACCGGATGGTCGAGCCGACCTCCGGCACCATCCGGGTCGGCGGCAAGGACGTCACCCGCCAGGACGCGGCCGAACTGCGCCGCTCCATCGGCTACGTCATCCAGCAGGCCGGCCTCTTCCCGCACCGCACGGTGCTGGACAACGTCGCCACCGTGCCGTTGCTGCTGGGGCACGGCCGCCGCAGGGCACGGGCCCGCGCGGCCGAGCTGCTGGAGACCGTCGGGCTCTCCGCCGACGCCGGCCGCCGCTACCCGCACCAGCTCTCCGGCGGCCAACAGCAGCGCGTCGGCGTGGCCCGCGCGCTCGCCGCCGACCCGCCGGTGCTCCTCATGGACGAGCCCTTCGGCGCGGTCGACCCCGTCGTGCGCACCCAGCTCCAGGACGAACTCCTGCGGCTGCAGAAGGAGTTGAACAAGACCATCGTCTTCGTCACACACGACGTCGACGAGGCCGTCCGGCTCGGCGACCGCATCGCGATCTTCCGCACCGGCGGCCACCTCGTGCAGTGCGCCGCCCCCGCCGAACTGCTCGCCCGCCCGGCCGACGACTTCGTCGCCGACTTCCTCGGCGCCGAGCGCGGTCTGAAGCTGCTGTCGCTGTCGACCCTCGCGGACGTCCCGCAGGGCCCCACCCCCGAGGGCGGCGCCTGGACCCTCGTCCTCGACGCGGCCCGCAAGCCGCTGCACTGGAAGTCCGCGGACGGCGAACTCCCCGTACGGCCGCTGAAGGACGGCGACTCCCTGCTGGCCGCGCTCGACGAGTCCGTCGCCTCCCCCACCGGTCTGATCGCCCGCGTCGACGCCGACGGCGTGCTCACCGGCGTCACGTCCCGCGACGACGTCCACACCCACGCGGGGAACGCTCACGCGCAGGCCAGGGCCCACACGAAGGCAGGTGCGGCCGCATGA
- a CDS encoding carbonic anhydrase yields the protein MASHRRAFLTAVATVGALATAPALATAEAEAETETETETDADADADADAEAEAEADVDARPRPPVTARAALDELLAGNRRYAVGHARHPHEGGGRRRLLAETQHPYAVVVGCVDSRVPPELVFDQGLGDLLCIRTAGQVLDEAVLGSIQYGVEELHIPLVLVLGHERCGAVAATLDHLRTGAPVPGHLELLVDEIAPAARRTRAVPGDWAEHTMRAHTAWVRDAISTDPAFTSAQVTAARFDLDTGLVTLLP from the coding sequence ATGGCCTCCCACCGCAGGGCCTTTCTGACCGCCGTCGCCACCGTCGGCGCGCTGGCCACCGCCCCCGCGCTCGCCACCGCCGAAGCCGAAGCCGAAACAGAAACCGAAACCGAAACAGACGCAGACGCAGACGCAGACGCAGACGCAGAAGCAGAAGCAGAAGCAGACGTCGACGCCCGACCCCGTCCGCCGGTCACCGCCCGCGCCGCGCTCGACGAGCTGCTCGCCGGCAACCGCCGCTACGCCGTCGGCCACGCCCGCCATCCCCACGAGGGGGGCGGGCGCCGCCGTCTGCTGGCCGAGACGCAGCACCCCTACGCCGTGGTCGTCGGCTGCGTCGACTCCCGCGTCCCGCCCGAGCTGGTCTTCGACCAGGGCCTCGGCGACCTGCTGTGCATAAGGACGGCCGGCCAGGTGCTGGACGAGGCGGTGCTCGGATCCATCCAGTACGGCGTCGAGGAACTGCACATCCCCCTGGTGCTGGTGCTGGGCCACGAGCGCTGCGGGGCGGTCGCCGCGACCCTCGACCATCTGCGCACCGGCGCCCCCGTCCCCGGTCACCTCGAACTCCTCGTGGACGAGATCGCCCCGGCCGCCCGCCGCACCCGCGCGGTCCCCGGCGACTGGGCCGAGCACACCATGCGGGCCCATACCGCCTGGGTCCGGGACGCCATCAGCACCGACCCGGCCTTCACGTCGGCCCAGGTGACGGCGGCCCGCTTCGACCTCGACACCGGCCTGGTCACCCTCCTCCCCTGA
- a CDS encoding cystathionine beta-synthase, giving the protein MQFHDSMISLVGNTPLVKLNSVTKGIQATVLAKVEYFNPGGSVKDRIALRMIEAAEKSGELQPGGTIVEPTSGNTGVGLAIVAQQKGYKCIFVCPDKVSTDKINVLRAYGAEVVVCPTAVDPEHPDSYYNVSDRLVRETPGAWKPDQYSNPHNPLSHYHSTGPELWQQTEGRITHFVAGVGTGGTISGTGRYLKDASEGRVQVVGADPEGSVYSGGSGRPYLVEGVGEDFWPTAYDRDVADEIVPVSDKDSFQMTRRLAKEEGLLVGGSCGMAVVAALRVAERLGPDDVVVVLLPDSGRGYLSKIFNDEWMADYGFLEDEGPSARVADVLNDKEHGAIPSLVHMHPDETVGEAIEVLREYGVSQMPIVKPGAGHPDVMAAEVVGSVVERELLDALFTQRASLSDPLEKHMSSPLPQVGSGEPVADLMSVLGTADAAIVLVEGKPTGVVSRQDLLAFLAKSATK; this is encoded by the coding sequence GTGCAATTCCACGACTCGATGATCAGCCTCGTCGGCAACACCCCGCTGGTGAAGCTCAACAGCGTGACCAAGGGCATCCAGGCGACCGTCCTGGCCAAGGTGGAGTACTTCAACCCGGGCGGTTCCGTGAAGGACCGCATCGCCCTGCGCATGATCGAGGCCGCCGAGAAGAGCGGGGAGCTGCAGCCCGGCGGCACGATCGTCGAGCCGACCAGCGGGAACACCGGGGTCGGGCTCGCCATCGTGGCGCAGCAGAAGGGGTACAAGTGCATCTTCGTGTGCCCCGACAAGGTCAGCACCGACAAGATCAACGTGCTGCGCGCGTACGGCGCCGAGGTCGTCGTGTGCCCCACCGCCGTCGACCCCGAGCACCCGGACTCCTACTACAACGTGTCGGACCGGCTGGTGCGGGAGACCCCGGGCGCCTGGAAGCCCGACCAGTACTCCAACCCCCACAACCCCCTCTCCCACTACCACTCCACCGGCCCCGAGCTGTGGCAGCAGACGGAGGGGCGGATCACCCACTTCGTGGCGGGCGTGGGCACCGGCGGCACCATCTCCGGTACCGGGCGCTACCTGAAGGACGCCAGTGAGGGCCGCGTGCAGGTCGTCGGCGCCGACCCCGAGGGGTCCGTGTACTCCGGCGGGTCCGGGCGGCCGTATCTCGTCGAGGGCGTAGGCGAGGACTTCTGGCCGACCGCCTACGACCGGGACGTCGCCGACGAGATCGTCCCGGTGTCCGACAAGGACTCCTTCCAGATGACCCGCCGGCTGGCCAAGGAGGAGGGCCTCCTGGTGGGCGGCTCCTGCGGGATGGCCGTCGTGGCGGCGCTGCGGGTCGCGGAGCGGCTCGGCCCGGACGACGTCGTCGTCGTCCTCCTCCCCGACAGCGGGCGCGGCTACCTCAGCAAGATCTTCAACGACGAGTGGATGGCCGACTACGGCTTCCTGGAGGACGAGGGCCCCAGCGCCCGCGTCGCCGACGTCCTGAACGACAAGGAGCACGGCGCCATCCCGTCCCTCGTCCACATGCACCCGGACGAGACCGTCGGCGAGGCCATCGAGGTGCTGCGCGAGTACGGCGTCTCGCAGATGCCGATCGTGAAGCCGGGCGCCGGTCACCCGGACGTCATGGCCGCCGAGGTCGTCGGGTCGGTCGTGGAGCGGGAGCTGCTCGACGCGCTGTTCACCCAGCGGGCCTCGCTCTCCGACCCGCTGGAGAAGCACATGTCCTCCCCGCTGCCGCAGGTCGGCTCCGGTGAGCCGGTCGCCGACCTGATGTCCGTGCTCGGCACCGCCGACGCGGCGATCGTCCTCGTCGAGGGCAAGCCCACCGGGGTCGTCAGCCGCCAGGACCTGCTGGCCTTCCTGGCGAAGAGCGCGACGAAGTAG
- a CDS encoding aromatic amino acid ammonia-lyase — MSSQIVDAPYASDAVHSGLVVLDGVALGVADVVRLADGTARPVPGSDAMRRMTDAWDAARQIAVTGRVYGRSTGVGANRNEDVPTEAAAEHGLRLLRSHAGAIGEELPARQVRAMLAVRANQLLAAGAGLRPTVVTALCEALESGAHPVVNEFGSVGTGDLAALAQLGLALVGEHPWRAADGSGGAASGGAGVSGGAGVGVSGGAGVSGGAGVGVSGGAGVGGAPAPQQLDNNDALALISSNALTLGQSALALHELRGLLEATQVVAALSLLAVDGSHEAYAAPVHTARPHRGSTEVARRMRELIGAADRPTPPLGRVQDPYGFRCLPQIHGPAHDAADALEEVVAIEINAAAENPLISPQDMAAYHHGGFYQAQLALALDHFRLSLTQVARLSTSRLSTLNEPAYTRLRPFLADAEPASSGVMILEYAAGAALGDLRAFSAPASLGHAVLSRGVEEQASFASLAARQTLRVCAAYRLVVGCELVAAVRALRQRELRPEPGLPAARALELAEAVLDAEQADRPLTDDVTAAARLLDRFTDIWRGSGA, encoded by the coding sequence ATGTCGTCTCAGATCGTGGACGCGCCTTATGCCTCGGACGCCGTGCACAGCGGCCTGGTCGTCCTCGACGGAGTCGCCCTCGGCGTCGCGGACGTCGTACGCCTCGCCGACGGGACCGCGCGGCCGGTCCCCGGCAGCGACGCGATGCGCCGCATGACGGACGCCTGGGACGCCGCCCGGCAGATCGCCGTCACCGGGCGCGTCTACGGCCGCTCCACCGGCGTCGGCGCCAACCGGAACGAGGACGTGCCCACCGAGGCGGCCGCCGAGCACGGCCTGCGCCTGCTGCGCAGCCACGCCGGCGCGATCGGCGAGGAACTGCCCGCCCGGCAGGTCCGCGCCATGCTCGCCGTCCGCGCCAACCAACTCCTCGCCGCCGGCGCCGGCCTGCGCCCGACCGTCGTCACGGCCCTGTGCGAGGCCCTGGAGAGCGGCGCCCACCCGGTCGTCAACGAGTTCGGCTCGGTAGGCACCGGCGACCTCGCGGCACTGGCCCAACTGGGACTGGCGCTGGTGGGGGAGCATCCCTGGCGGGCGGCGGACGGATCCGGTGGGGCGGCCTCCGGCGGGGCGGGGGTCTCCGGTGGTGCGGGGGTCGGGGTCTCCGGCGGGGCGGGGGTCTCCGGTGGTGCGGGGGTCGGGGTCTCCGGCGGGGCGGGCGTCGGCGGGGCGCCCGCGCCTCAGCAGCTCGACAACAACGACGCCCTCGCGCTCATCAGCAGCAACGCCCTCACCCTCGGGCAGTCCGCGCTCGCCCTGCACGAACTGCGGGGGCTGCTGGAGGCCACCCAGGTCGTCGCCGCACTGTCCCTGCTCGCCGTGGACGGCTCGCACGAGGCGTACGCCGCTCCCGTGCACACCGCCCGCCCGCACCGCGGCTCCACCGAGGTGGCCCGCCGGATGCGGGAGCTGATCGGCGCCGCCGACCGGCCGACACCACCGCTGGGCCGCGTCCAGGACCCCTACGGCTTCCGTTGCCTGCCCCAGATCCACGGCCCGGCGCACGACGCCGCCGACGCCCTGGAGGAGGTGGTCGCCATCGAGATCAACGCCGCCGCCGAGAACCCCCTCATCTCCCCGCAGGACATGGCCGCCTACCACCACGGCGGCTTCTACCAGGCCCAACTCGCCCTCGCCCTGGACCACTTCAGGCTGTCCCTCACCCAGGTCGCCCGCCTCTCGACGTCCCGGCTCTCCACCCTCAACGAGCCCGCCTACACCCGGCTGCGCCCCTTCCTCGCCGACGCCGAGCCCGCCTCCTCCGGCGTGATGATCCTGGAGTACGCCGCCGGCGCCGCCCTCGGTGATCTGCGGGCCTTCTCCGCGCCCGCGTCCCTCGGCCACGCTGTACTCTCCCGGGGCGTCGAGGAACAGGCCAGTTTCGCCTCGCTCGCCGCCCGGCAGACGCTGCGGGTCTGCGCCGCGTACCGTCTCGTCGTCGGCTGCGAACTCGTCGCCGCCGTACGGGCGCTGCGCCAGCGCGAGCTGCGGCCCGAGCCGGGGCTGCCGGCGGCCCGGGCGCTGGAGCTGGCCGAGGCGGTGCTCGACGCGGAACAGGCCGACCGGCCGCTCACGGACGACGTGACGGCGGCGGCCCGACTGCTGGACCGGTTCACGGACATCTGGAGGGGGAGCGGGGCATGA
- a CDS encoding acetyl-CoA C-acetyltransferase, with product MPEAVIVSTARSPIGRAFKGSLKDLRPDDLTATIIQAALAKIPELDPRDIDDLMLGCGLPGGEQGHNLGRIVAVQMGMDHLPGCTITRYCSSSLQTSRMALHAIKAGEGDVFISAGVELVSRFTKGNSDSLPDTHNPLFAEAEARTAAVAEQEGTTWHDPREDGLVPDAYIAMGQTAENLARLKGVTRQDMDEFGVRSQNLAEEAIKNGFWEREITPVTLPDGTVVSRDDGPRAGVTLEGVQGLKPVFRPDGMVTAGNCCPLNDGAAAVVVMSDTKARELGLTPLARIVSTGVSGLSPEIMGLGPVDATNQALRRAGLTIDDIDLVEINEAFAAQVIPSYRDLNIPLEKLNVNGGAIAVGHPFGMTGARITGTLINSLQFHDKQFGLETMCVGGGQGMAMVIERLS from the coding sequence ATGCCCGAAGCCGTCATCGTCTCGACCGCCCGCTCCCCCATCGGCCGCGCTTTCAAGGGCTCCCTGAAGGACCTGCGTCCGGACGACCTCACCGCCACGATCATCCAGGCCGCCCTCGCCAAGATCCCCGAGCTGGACCCGAGGGACATCGACGACCTGATGCTCGGCTGCGGCCTCCCCGGCGGCGAACAGGGCCACAACCTGGGCCGGATCGTGGCCGTACAGATGGGCATGGACCACCTCCCCGGCTGCACGATCACCCGTTACTGTTCCTCGTCCCTGCAGACCAGCCGCATGGCCCTGCACGCCATCAAGGCCGGCGAGGGCGACGTCTTCATCTCGGCCGGCGTCGAGTTGGTGTCCCGCTTCACGAAGGGCAACTCCGACAGCCTCCCCGACACGCACAACCCCCTCTTCGCGGAGGCGGAGGCCCGCACCGCGGCCGTCGCGGAGCAGGAGGGCACGACCTGGCACGACCCGCGCGAGGACGGTCTCGTCCCGGACGCCTACATCGCGATGGGCCAGACCGCCGAGAACCTGGCCCGCCTCAAGGGCGTGACCCGTCAGGACATGGACGAGTTCGGCGTCCGCTCCCAGAACCTCGCCGAGGAAGCCATCAAGAACGGCTTCTGGGAGCGCGAGATCACCCCGGTGACGCTCCCGGACGGCACGGTCGTCTCCCGGGACGACGGCCCGCGCGCCGGCGTCACCCTGGAAGGCGTCCAGGGCCTGAAGCCGGTCTTCCGCCCCGACGGCATGGTCACCGCCGGCAACTGCTGCCCGCTGAACGACGGCGCGGCCGCGGTCGTCGTCATGAGCGACACCAAGGCCCGCGAGCTGGGCCTCACCCCGCTCGCCCGGATCGTCTCCACCGGCGTCTCCGGCCTCTCCCCCGAGATCATGGGCCTCGGCCCGGTCGACGCGACCAACCAGGCCCTGCGCCGGGCCGGCCTGACGATCGACGACATCGACCTGGTCGAGATCAACGAGGCGTTCGCCGCGCAGGTGATCCCCTCCTACCGCGACCTGAACATCCCGCTGGAGAAGCTGAACGTCAACGGCGGCGCGATCGCCGTGGGCCACCCCTTCGGCATGACGGGCGCCCGCATCACCGGCACGCTCATCAACTCCCTCCAGTTCCACGACAAGCAGTTCGGCCTGGAGACGATGTGCGTGGGCGGCGGGCAGGGCATGGCGATGGTCATCGAGCGCCTCAGCTGA
- a CDS encoding ABC transporter substrate-binding protein encodes MNRRTVLGGLFAAAAVPALTACAGGITSLDSEGTTASGGGSSKDGVTIGTANFTENQVLGYLYAAALEAAGVKVKVRPNLGTREIVFPALKSGDIDLLPEYQGALLTYLNPKASATEEGEMQNDLTIALPAGLQVLPYGGAEDADAFAVTQETAKKYGLTSLADLKKLNGKLVIGAAPEVKTRRVGVVGLKDVYGVEFKEFKSLDSSGPLVKAALKKGDVDVANLFTTDTDILDNGWVVLTDPENLIPGQHIVPLIADRKADSTVRKALAKLGNVLTTEQLTELNRQVDKDKKDPEDVANAYAEQHGLTK; translated from the coding sequence ATGAACCGACGCACGGTCCTCGGCGGCCTGTTCGCGGCCGCCGCCGTCCCCGCCCTGACCGCCTGCGCCGGCGGCATCACCTCCCTCGACAGCGAGGGCACGACCGCCTCCGGCGGCGGCTCCAGCAAGGACGGCGTCACCATAGGCACCGCCAACTTCACCGAGAACCAGGTGCTGGGCTACCTCTACGCCGCCGCCCTCGAAGCGGCCGGCGTGAAGGTCAAGGTCCGCCCCAACCTCGGCACCCGCGAGATCGTGTTCCCCGCCCTCAAGAGCGGCGACATCGACCTCCTGCCGGAGTACCAGGGCGCGCTCCTCACCTACCTCAACCCCAAGGCCTCGGCGACGGAGGAGGGCGAGATGCAGAACGACCTCACCATCGCCCTGCCCGCCGGCCTCCAGGTCCTGCCGTACGGCGGGGCCGAGGACGCGGACGCCTTCGCGGTCACCCAGGAGACGGCGAAGAAGTACGGCCTGACCTCCCTCGCCGACCTCAAGAAGCTGAACGGCAAGCTGGTCATCGGCGCCGCCCCCGAGGTCAAGACGCGCCGCGTCGGCGTGGTCGGCCTCAAGGACGTGTACGGCGTGGAGTTCAAGGAGTTCAAGTCGCTCGACTCCTCCGGTCCGCTGGTCAAGGCCGCGCTGAAGAAGGGCGACGTGGACGTGGCGAACCTCTTCACCACCGACACCGACATCCTGGACAACGGCTGGGTGGTCCTCACCGACCCCGAGAACCTGATCCCGGGCCAGCACATCGTGCCGCTCATCGCCGACCGCAAGGCCGACTCCACCGTCCGCAAGGCCCTCGCGAAGCTCGGCAACGTCCTGACCACCGAGCAGCTCACCGAGCTCAACCGCCAGGTGGACAAGGACAAGAAGGACCCGGAGGACGTGGCGAACGCGTACGCCGAGCAGCACGGGCTGACGAAGTGA
- a CDS encoding ABC transporter permease: MTIDWSWISSHTDDLTSLTISHLQAALSAVFFGLLISLPLAVLAHRVRPLRGFLLGLSNVLFTIPSIAIFVLLLPISGLTRTTTVIGLTVYTLVVLLRNTVEGLDSVPAKTKEAAKAMGTRPLRTLLTVEFPLALPVIMAGVRIATVMSISLVSVATYIGDGGLGQLFTDGFQRDFPTPVIAGVVLTILLAVVADAALVGVQYVLTPWKRRRA, from the coding sequence ATGACCATCGACTGGTCCTGGATATCGAGCCACACCGACGACCTCACCAGCCTGACGATCTCCCATCTCCAGGCCGCCCTGAGCGCCGTCTTCTTCGGCCTGCTGATCTCGCTGCCGCTGGCCGTGCTCGCGCACCGGGTCCGCCCCCTGCGCGGCTTCCTGCTCGGTCTGTCGAACGTCCTGTTCACGATCCCGTCGATCGCGATCTTCGTGCTGCTCCTGCCGATCAGCGGTCTGACCCGCACCACGACCGTCATCGGCCTGACCGTCTACACCCTGGTCGTGCTGCTGCGGAACACGGTCGAGGGCCTCGACTCGGTCCCCGCGAAGACCAAGGAGGCGGCCAAGGCGATGGGCACGCGCCCCCTGCGCACGCTCCTCACCGTCGAGTTCCCGCTCGCGCTCCCCGTGATCATGGCGGGCGTCCGCATCGCGACGGTCATGTCGATCTCGCTCGTCTCGGTCGCCACCTACATCGGCGACGGCGGCCTCGGCCAGCTCTTCACCGACGGCTTCCAGCGCGACTTCCCCACCCCTGTGATCGCGGGAGTGGTCCTCACGATCCTCCTCGCCGTCGTCGCGGACGCGGCCCTGGTCGGTGTCCAGTACGTCCTCACCCCGTGGAAGAGGCGGCGCGCCTGA
- a CDS encoding ABC transporter permease — MYELFKNLGSWLTSGSQWSGADGIAHRLAEHLQYSLLATLIAAVIGLPVGLLIGHTGKGAFLAINLASFGRALPTVGLVVLVFLASGLSMWPVYVALVALAVPSIVTNTYAGMTAVDPDVKDAARGQGMRGHQVLFQVELPLALPLIMTGLRLALIQVVATATIAAYVSFGGLGRYVFDGLAQRDLVQVLGGAVLVAAVAIVLDTALAGLQRLLFRHRATTA; from the coding sequence ATGTACGAACTCTTCAAGAACCTCGGCTCCTGGCTGACCAGCGGTTCCCAGTGGTCCGGCGCGGACGGCATCGCGCACCGTCTCGCCGAGCACCTCCAGTACTCGCTGCTGGCCACCCTCATCGCGGCCGTCATCGGCCTCCCCGTCGGCCTGCTGATCGGCCACACCGGCAAGGGCGCGTTCCTCGCCATCAACCTGGCGTCCTTCGGCCGGGCCCTGCCGACGGTCGGCCTGGTGGTGCTCGTCTTCCTGGCCAGCGGCCTGTCCATGTGGCCGGTCTACGTCGCGCTGGTCGCCCTCGCCGTCCCGTCGATCGTGACCAACACCTACGCGGGCATGACGGCCGTCGACCCGGACGTGAAGGACGCGGCGCGCGGCCAGGGCATGCGCGGCCACCAGGTCCTCTTCCAGGTCGAGCTGCCTCTCGCCCTCCCCCTGATCATGACGGGCCTGCGGCTCGCCCTGATCCAGGTCGTCGCCACCGCCACGATCGCCGCGTACGTCTCCTTCGGCGGCCTGGGCCGCTATGTCTTCGACGGCCTGGCCCAGCGCGACCTGGTACAGGTGCTCGGCGGCGCGGTCCTGGTCGCCGCGGTCGCCATCGTCCTGGACACGGCGCTCGCCGGCCTCCAGCGCCTCCTCTTCCGCCACCGCGCCACCACCGCCTGA
- a CDS encoding SGNH/GDSL hydrolase family protein — translation MTSMSRARVARRIAAGAAYGGGGIGLAGAAVVGLLLAEAQLARRHVNGTGAHPHVPQADGHYGRTYVAPGAPAPEPLYLALLGDSTAAGQGVQRSGQTPGALLASGLAAVAERPVELRNVALPGAQSDDLDRQVALLVGAPDRAPDVCVIMIGANDVTHRMPPTRSVRHLSAAVRRLRTAGAEVVVATCPDLGTIEPVPQPLRWLARRASRQLAAAQTIGTVEQGGRTVSLGDLLGPEFEANPRELFGPDHYHPSAEGYATAAMAVLPTVCATLGLWPAEEEHPDAARREGFLPVARAAAEAASEAGTEVTAAMPTGPRGPWALLKRRRRRRVPEAERTSASPTSPSGV, via the coding sequence ATGACGAGCATGTCGAGGGCGAGAGTGGCCCGGCGCATCGCGGCCGGCGCGGCCTACGGCGGCGGAGGCATCGGTCTGGCCGGTGCGGCCGTCGTGGGACTGCTGCTGGCGGAGGCGCAACTGGCCCGCCGCCATGTGAACGGCACCGGCGCGCATCCGCACGTCCCCCAGGCCGACGGCCACTACGGCCGCACGTACGTCGCGCCGGGCGCCCCCGCCCCGGAACCCCTGTACCTGGCCCTCCTGGGCGACTCCACGGCCGCCGGCCAGGGCGTCCAGCGCTCAGGACAGACCCCGGGCGCACTGCTCGCCTCCGGCCTGGCGGCGGTGGCGGAACGCCCTGTGGAACTCCGCAACGTGGCACTCCCCGGCGCCCAGTCCGACGACCTGGACCGCCAGGTCGCGCTGCTCGTGGGCGCCCCCGACCGGGCCCCCGACGTCTGCGTGATCATGATCGGCGCGAACGACGTCACCCACCGCATGCCCCCCACCCGCTCGGTCCGCCACCTGTCCGCGGCGGTACGACGGCTGCGCACGGCCGGCGCCGAGGTCGTCGTCGCCACCTGCCCCGACCTGGGCACGATCGAGCCGGTCCCGCAGCCCCTGCGCTGGCTGGCCCGCCGGGCCTCCCGCCAGCTGGCGGCCGCCCAGACCATCGGCACCGTCGAACAGGGCGGCCGCACGGTGTCCCTGGGCGACCTGCTCGGCCCCGAGTTCGAGGCGAACCCGCGCGAGCTGTTCGGCCCCGACCACTACCACCCCTCCGCGGAGGGCTACGCGACGGCCGCGATGGCCGTCCTGCCCACCGTCTGCGCGACCCTGGGCCTGTGGCCGGCCGAGGAGGAGCACCCGGACGCCGCCCGCCGCGAGGGCTTCCTCCCGGTCGCCCGAGCAGCGGCGGAGGCCGCGTCGGAGGCCGGCACGGAGGTCACGGCAGCCATGCCGACGGGACCTCGGGGCCCATGGGCCCTGCTGAAGCGAAGGCGCAGGCGGCGGGTCCCGGAGGCGGAACGGACGTCGGCGTCGCCGACCAGCCCGTCCGGCGTTTGA
- a CDS encoding DUF4287 domain-containing protein, producing MSHVLSEETHRNILARIPHCTGREVADWLRTVEEGPALRFEERVSWLRHEYDLAYGHAKAIIHEYDLRRAARKLL from the coding sequence ATGTCCCATGTCCTCTCCGAGGAGACCCACCGCAACATTCTCGCCCGCATCCCCCATTGCACCGGTCGTGAAGTAGCCGACTGGCTGCGGACCGTCGAGGAAGGCCCCGCTCTCCGCTTCGAGGAGAGGGTGAGTTGGCTCCGGCACGAGTACGACCTCGCGTACGGGCACGCCAAGGCGATCATCCACGAGTACGACCTGAGGAGGGCCGCGCGCAAACTGCTCTAG